A stretch of the bacterium genome encodes the following:
- a CDS encoding exodeoxyribonuclease III, with amino-acid sequence MQTQKLVSWNVNGIRAVLKKDFAKSILSLAPDVFCLQEIKARPEQVESDDLAAFEPYEAIWNPADRPGYSGTAVFTRVKPADVRLGIGMKEHDAEGRVITCEFPEYFLVNVYTPNAGEELKRLPYRLQWEKDFRAYLKGLEKKKPVVLCGDLNVAHKEIDLEHPAANRGNSGFTDEERAEFTKLLESGFLDTFREIDQSPKKYTWWTYRMGARSRNVGWRIDYFCISKDLRPAMKTATIHPDLLGSDHCPVGLELK; translated from the coding sequence ATGCAGACCCAAAAACTCGTCTCCTGGAACGTAAACGGCATCCGGGCGGTCCTCAAAAAGGATTTCGCAAAATCGATCCTCTCCCTCGCCCCGGACGTCTTCTGCCTGCAGGAGATCAAGGCCCGACCGGAGCAGGTCGAGTCGGACGATCTCGCCGCTTTCGAACCATACGAGGCCATTTGGAACCCCGCCGACCGCCCCGGCTACTCCGGGACGGCCGTGTTCACACGCGTGAAACCCGCGGACGTGCGGTTGGGCATCGGCATGAAGGAACACGACGCCGAAGGCCGGGTGATCACCTGCGAGTTCCCCGAATATTTCTTGGTGAACGTCTACACGCCGAACGCGGGCGAGGAGCTGAAGCGGCTGCCCTATCGCCTCCAATGGGAAAAGGACTTCCGGGCCTACTTGAAAGGCCTGGAGAAGAAGAAGCCGGTCGTTCTTTGCGGCGATTTGAACGTCGCCCACAAGGAAATCGATCTGGAGCATCCGGCGGCCAATCGGGGGAATTCGGGATTCACCGATGAAGAAAGGGCGGAGTTCACCAAGCTGCTCGAATCCGGCTTCCTCGATACCTTCCGAGAGATCGACCAAAGCCCAAAAAAATACACCTGGTGGACCTACCGCATGGGAGCCCGGTCCCGGAACGTGGGGTGGCGGATCGACTACTTTTGCATTTCCAAAGACCTCCGGCCGGCAATGAAAACGGCCACGATCCATCCCGACCTCCTGGGATCGGACCACTGCCCCGTCGGCCTAGAGCTCAAATGA
- a CDS encoding CPXCG motif-containing cysteine-rich protein, protein MNEEITVACPYCSETFVIEPEPSDDPVEYVEDCHVCCRPILITVTYSEEGSDVVVARE, encoded by the coding sequence ATGAACGAGGAAATCACCGTCGCCTGCCCCTATTGCAGCGAGACCTTTGTCATCGAACCGGAGCCCTCCGACGACCCGGTTGAGTACGTGGAGGATTGCCACGTCTGTTGCCGGCCCATCCTCATCACCGTCACGTATTCCGAGGAGGGAAGCGACGTCGTGGTGGCTCGGGAATGA
- a CDS encoding acyl-CoA dehydrogenase: MEYKVDFEDVLFTLFDFLKPDQLANFPRFQGQTSDMYRQILEEGLKFAKNELAPLNEKGDRIGAKVVDGRVRMPEGFKEALARFGQNGFMSIDLNPEYGGMGLPTLINTALSEFIMGACTSFAFFHLLTRGDCNMMQAFASPELTRIYLPKMTSGEWCGTMCLTEPQAGSAVGDLTTTARKNADGSYSIQGTKIFITSGDHDLTPNIVHLVLARIEGDPAGTKGISLFVVPARRVNADGGLDADNDVKLVSIEHKMGIKASPTCLLEFGDKGQCQGFLVGKPMEGMKYMFQLMNEARLAVGQQGVSIAGPAYEHALGYAKERTQGGKTLIVEYPDVRRMLMTMKAYVEGLRCLILEAGLFVDIGWHHPDAHVREEYESYLGLMTPVCKAFGSDMGFRVTELAIQTYGGYGYVSDYPVEQYMRDLKIASLYEGTNGIQAMDLIGRKFLKNAGENLKRYLAHVVGQLKKAGESAELKPSVDKCLAAIDRFGKAALHIGKSAGDQAYVGLAATPFLRAFGDAICAQLLVRRAAVAVEQLAKKPTPERTKFLQGKIEVARFYVEQLLPEMDVNIARIQTGDRSALADVL; the protein is encoded by the coding sequence ATGGAATACAAAGTCGATTTTGAAGACGTCCTTTTCACCCTTTTTGATTTTCTCAAGCCCGACCAGCTCGCGAATTTTCCCCGCTTTCAGGGACAGACCTCCGACATGTACCGGCAGATCCTGGAGGAAGGCCTCAAATTCGCCAAGAACGAGCTCGCGCCCTTGAACGAAAAGGGCGATCGCATCGGCGCCAAGGTCGTCGACGGGCGCGTGAGGATGCCGGAAGGGTTCAAGGAGGCGCTGGCCCGGTTCGGACAGAACGGATTCATGTCGATCGACCTGAATCCCGAATACGGCGGCATGGGACTCCCGACCCTCATCAATACGGCCCTGTCCGAATTCATCATGGGGGCGTGCACGAGCTTCGCCTTCTTTCACCTCCTGACCCGCGGGGATTGCAACATGATGCAGGCCTTCGCCTCGCCGGAGTTGACTCGGATCTACCTGCCCAAGATGACGTCGGGCGAATGGTGCGGCACGATGTGTCTGACCGAGCCGCAGGCCGGATCCGCGGTCGGCGACCTGACGACGACGGCTAGGAAGAACGCCGACGGTTCGTATTCGATTCAGGGCACGAAGATCTTCATCACCTCCGGCGATCATGACCTCACGCCGAACATCGTTCATCTCGTCCTCGCGCGGATCGAAGGCGACCCGGCGGGCACCAAGGGCATCTCGCTCTTCGTCGTGCCGGCCAGGCGCGTGAACGCCGACGGCGGCCTGGACGCCGACAACGACGTCAAGCTCGTCTCGATCGAGCACAAGATGGGCATCAAGGCCTCGCCCACGTGTCTCCTCGAATTCGGCGACAAGGGCCAATGCCAGGGCTTCCTCGTCGGAAAACCCATGGAGGGCATGAAGTACATGTTCCAGCTGATGAACGAGGCGAGGCTCGCCGTCGGCCAACAGGGCGTGTCGATCGCCGGGCCCGCCTACGAGCACGCGCTCGGTTACGCCAAGGAGCGCACGCAGGGCGGCAAAACGCTCATCGTCGAATACCCGGACGTTCGCCGGATGCTCATGACGATGAAGGCTTACGTGGAAGGTTTGCGATGCCTGATCTTGGAGGCCGGTCTCTTCGTCGACATCGGCTGGCACCATCCGGATGCGCATGTGCGCGAAGAATATGAAAGCTACCTGGGCCTCATGACCCCCGTGTGCAAGGCCTTCGGGTCCGACATGGGCTTCCGGGTGACCGAGCTCGCGATCCAGACGTACGGCGGTTACGGCTATGTTTCCGATTATCCGGTCGAGCAATACATGAGGGACTTGAAGATCGCCTCGCTTTACGAGGGGACGAACGGCATCCAGGCCATGGACCTGATCGGACGGAAGTTCCTCAAGAACGCCGGAGAAAACCTGAAGCGCTACCTGGCGCATGTCGTCGGCCAGTTGAAGAAGGCGGGTGAATCTGCCGAACTGAAACCGTCGGTCGACAAGTGCCTGGCGGCGATCGACCGTTTCGGCAAGGCGGCCCTGCACATCGGGAAAAGCGCCGGCGACCAGGCCTACGTGGGCCTTGCGGCGACGCCGTTCCTGCGGGCCTTCGGCGACGCGATCTGCGCCCAACTCCTCGTGCGCCGCGCCGCCGTCGCGGTGGAACAATTGGCCAAAAAACCGACTCCTGAGCGGACGAAGTTTCTCCAGGGCAAAATTGAGGTGGCGAGGTTCTACGTCGAACAGCTCCTCCCCGAGATGGACGTGAATATCGCGCGCATCCAGACGGGCGACAGATCCGCTCTCGCGGACGTCCTTTAA